A genomic segment from Elusimicrobiota bacterium encodes:
- the ruvA gene encoding Holliday junction branch migration protein RuvA: MIAQLTGTLVSKKKNKIIVDVSGVGYELTISLSTFSELPQETSKVKIFTYQYVRENAMELFGFSSEFEKELFLLLISVSGIGPKTAMDVLSDTSLSGFKNAIISADLKTISSIRGIGKKTAEKLIFELKDKIREFHIPTAKISTSQTVIDDAIEALKSLGFTYIQSKEAVEDAAGRLKKDASISEIVKESLKDLQK, translated from the coding sequence ATGATAGCACAACTGACTGGCACACTCGTCTCAAAAAAGAAAAATAAAATTATAGTTGATGTATCTGGTGTTGGTTATGAATTAACCATTTCGTTATCCACATTTTCTGAATTGCCACAGGAAACATCAAAGGTAAAAATTTTTACATACCAATATGTTAGAGAAAACGCAATGGAGCTTTTTGGTTTTTCGTCAGAATTTGAGAAAGAACTATTTCTGCTTTTGATAAGTGTTTCTGGCATCGGTCCCAAAACAGCAATGGATGTTCTATCGGATACTTCTTTATCCGGCTTCAAGAATGCAATCATTTCTGCGGACCTAAAAACAATCTCAAGCATTCGCGGTATCGGTAAAAAAACAGCAGAAAAACTGATTTTTGAGTTAAAAGACAAAATCAGAGAATTCCATATCCCCACAGCAAAAATTTCTACTTCACAGACAGTAATAGATGATGCAATAGAAGCATTGAAATCGCTCGGGTTCACATACATACAGTCAAAAGAAGCAGTTGAAGATGCTGCAGGTCGTCTTAAAAAAGATGCCTCTATATCCGAGATTGTTAAGGAATCACTTAAAGATTTACAAAAATGA
- the ruvC gene encoding crossover junction endodeoxyribonuclease RuvC, producing the protein MIILGIDPGLASCGWAVIEEIRDKRLEIRDCGVIKTPANISLGERLYLSSNELEKIIKKNEPEIAAIEEIFFAKNVKTAITIGHARGVAMLTCVKMGLKIYEFTPLQIKQALTGYGQADKNQVGYMVKSILKLKQLPKDDNTVDAIAIGICFAHSRNKL; encoded by the coding sequence ATGATTATACTCGGTATTGATCCCGGCCTCGCATCCTGCGGCTGGGCAGTGATAGAAGAAATAAGAGATAAGAGATTAGAGATTAGAGATTGTGGGGTGATAAAAACACCTGCTAATATTTCGCTTGGCGAACGATTGTATCTGAGCAGCAACGAACTTGAAAAGATAATAAAAAAAAACGAGCCTGAAATAGCAGCAATTGAAGAAATATTTTTTGCAAAGAATGTAAAAACTGCGATTACTATCGGACATGCACGGGGTGTCGCAATGTTAACCTGCGTAAAAATGGGGCTTAAAATTTATGAGTTCACACCGCTTCAAATAAAACAGGCGCTCACCGGCTACGGTCAGGCGGACAAAAATCAAGTCGGCTATATGGTAAAAAGTATTCTTAAACTAAAACAATTACCGAAAGACGATAATACCGTAGATGCAATTGCAATTGGCATTTGCTTTGCCCATTCTCGTAACAAGTTATGA
- a CDS encoding YebC/PmpR family DNA-binding transcriptional regulator — protein MSGHSKWAGIKHKKALIDAKKGKVFTKIIRELTISARAGGGNPENNARLRKAIEDAKAANMPTENIKKAIQRGTGELPGVSYEELVYEGYGSGGVAVMVEVTTDNKNRTHSEIKKIFSAHGGNLGETGCVGWMFQPKGYIAIAKSKSKEDEIMTIAIDSGAEDVMTDDEDIYEIITLPSDFSKIKTILEDKKIPIETAENTMLPSTYIKLEGDDARKMLQLMDELEEHDDVKNVYSNFDILNADVRR, from the coding sequence ATGTCAGGACATTCCAAATGGGCTGGTATTAAACACAAGAAAGCACTCATTGATGCTAAGAAAGGGAAAGTTTTTACAAAAATTATCAGAGAACTTACTATTTCTGCCCGAGCAGGTGGTGGTAATCCTGAAAATAATGCGCGGCTCAGAAAAGCGATTGAAGATGCAAAAGCAGCGAATATGCCGACGGAAAATATAAAAAAAGCAATCCAGCGCGGTACCGGCGAACTGCCAGGCGTTAGTTATGAAGAACTTGTATATGAGGGTTATGGTTCCGGTGGTGTCGCAGTTATGGTTGAGGTGACAACCGACAACAAGAACAGAACGCATTCTGAGATAAAAAAGATATTTTCTGCACACGGTGGCAATCTCGGTGAAACAGGCTGTGTTGGCTGGATGTTTCAGCCGAAGGGATATATAGCGATTGCGAAATCAAAAAGTAAAGAGGATGAAATCATGACGATTGCGATTGACAGCGGTGCTGAAGATGTGATGACAGATGACGAAGATATTTACGAAATAATAACACTACCATCAGATTTTAGCAAAATCAAAACGATACTTGAAGACAAAAAAATTCCAATTGAAACAGCAGAAAATACAATGCTACCTTCAACATATATTAAACTTGAAGGCGATGATGCCAGAAAAATGCTTCAACTGATGGATGAACTTGAAGAGCATGACGATGTTAAGAATGTATATTCGAATTTTGATATACTAAACGCAGATGTTCGCAGATAG
- a CDS encoding DNA internalization-related competence protein ComEC/Rec2, whose translation MRRPLVAITVLYIIVIALLETLGVFDKIPKNDIARQATGETAKIIGRIISTPEKVNNKTSFILRTSQINNTPTKGRILVNCYDTETTVSYGDIIEISGNLARPRSPTVPGTFDYKKYLFRKKIYAILYITTAEDIKIISRKPSYIWQVSLNIRNQILACYNNNLAPKLAAVLSGITIGERMGLTPYIQQIFVDAGVMHVLVVSGSNVAFVAVIFFWLFRYVLRFKKKIAFAFLIPIILLYAMVTGANPPVVRATIMTLLVILALLFSRNADVYQGIFLAALIILIYNPLTLFEAGFQMSFSATLGIIYFFPKFQSALKTHMLPKFINWFLSVFLASLSAQIAIAPLMAYYFNKVSIIAIISNLIILPLIGVLLAAGFALYFTSLVGTMLLPVVAKITSGFVSLIVFLVDVFANVPYSTIRTSTPSVYFIILFYIIVAGIPKIKNYLWKRIIILASVILLFLPVMNHISKNRELLTITFIDVGLGDAVFCEFPDGTNMLVDGGGKWQTNYDIGERIISPFLWNKGITRINTVILTHPHLNHYQGLLAVCKNFSINQFITTLEVSDEAEYIDLMKILRAKKIPVKKITVNQKIKIGKDERTIIDILNPEKILQNTDDNSIVMHLSYNDFSILFCGDITKKIQNSLLEKNIAANFLFVPSHGKKLLSNDFLLKIAPEFAIISTDTPAQKVLEQLRWCRLFTTSGSGTIVIKTDGKSWEINETVKDIPMELIILDFE comes from the coding sequence ATGAGACGACCTTTAGTTGCGATAACCGTGCTGTATATTATTGTTATTGCGTTGCTTGAAACACTCGGTGTGTTTGATAAAATACCTAAAAACGATATTGCCCGACAGGCAACTGGCGAAACCGCAAAAATTATCGGTAGAATTATTTCAACACCAGAAAAAGTTAACAATAAAACTTCGTTCATCTTAAGAACAAGCCAAATAAATAACACACCAACAAAAGGCAGGATTCTGGTCAATTGCTATGATACTGAAACTACTGTTTCGTATGGCGATATCATAGAAATCAGCGGGAACCTTGCAAGACCGCGTTCACCAACAGTTCCTGGTACTTTTGATTATAAAAAATATCTATTCCGAAAAAAAATTTATGCAATCCTATATATCACTACCGCCGAAGATATAAAAATTATCAGCAGAAAACCTTCGTATATATGGCAGGTATCATTAAACATAAGAAACCAGATATTAGCGTGCTACAATAATAATCTCGCACCCAAACTTGCAGCGGTACTTTCAGGCATAACTATCGGTGAACGGATGGGACTTACTCCATATATTCAGCAGATATTTGTTGATGCAGGTGTAATGCATGTTCTGGTTGTAAGCGGTTCAAATGTTGCGTTTGTTGCTGTAATTTTTTTCTGGTTGTTTAGATATGTTTTACGATTCAAAAAGAAAATCGCATTCGCATTTCTGATTCCAATTATCCTGCTTTATGCGATGGTTACAGGTGCCAATCCACCTGTTGTGCGAGCCACAATAATGACGCTGCTTGTCATTTTGGCATTGTTATTTTCAAGAAATGCAGATGTTTATCAGGGAATATTTCTTGCCGCACTGATTATTCTAATTTATAATCCGCTCACATTATTTGAGGCGGGCTTTCAGATGTCATTTTCAGCAACACTTGGAATTATTTATTTTTTCCCGAAATTTCAATCAGCATTAAAAACACATATGTTGCCTAAATTTATAAACTGGTTCTTAAGTGTTTTTCTGGCATCGCTTTCTGCACAAATCGCTATTGCACCGTTAATGGCATACTACTTCAATAAGGTTTCTATCATCGCAATTATTTCTAATCTTATAATTTTACCTTTAATCGGTGTTTTACTTGCAGCAGGTTTTGCATTATACTTTACAAGTTTGGTTGGAACAATGTTACTACCTGTAGTTGCAAAAATTACCAGCGGGTTTGTATCACTAATAGTATTTTTAGTGGATGTATTCGCAAATGTTCCATATTCAACAATCAGAACCTCAACACCATCTGTTTATTTCATTATACTTTTCTATATCATTGTTGCAGGTATTCCGAAAATAAAAAACTATTTATGGAAACGAATTATAATTTTAGCATCGGTAATCTTGCTCTTTTTACCAGTTATGAATCACATCTCTAAAAACAGGGAACTGCTTACTATAACATTTATAGATGTTGGGTTAGGTGATGCGGTTTTCTGCGAGTTTCCCGACGGCACAAATATGCTTGTTGACGGCGGCGGTAAATGGCAGACAAATTATGATATTGGTGAACGGATTATCTCGCCTTTTTTATGGAATAAAGGAATTACAAGAATTAACACGGTAATTCTGACTCACCCACATCTGAACCACTATCAGGGCTTGCTGGCTGTCTGCAAAAACTTTAGTATCAACCAGTTTATCACAACATTAGAGGTTTCTGATGAAGCCGAGTATATAGACCTGATGAAAATATTGAGAGCCAAAAAAATACCTGTCAAAAAAATTACCGTTAACCAAAAAATCAAAATTGGAAAAGATGAAAGAACTATCATAGATATTCTTAATCCAGAAAAAATTTTGCAAAATACCGACGATAATTCAATTGTAATGCACCTTTCTTATAACGATTTTTCAATTTTATTCTGTGGCGATATTACAAAAAAGATACAGAACAGTTTGCTTGAGAAAAATATTGCTGCTAATTTCCTGTTTGTTCCCTCACATGGAAAAAAATTGTTATCCAACGATTTCCTATTAAAAATTGCGCCAGAATTTGCTATAATATCTACAGATACGCCAGCACAAAAGGTTCTTGAGCAGTTAAGATGGTGTCGGCTTTTTACAACATCCGGCAGTGGCACGATAGTTATCAAGACTGATGGCAAGAGTTGGGAAATCAACGAAACTGTGAAAGACATCCCGATGGAACTGATAATTCTGGATTTTGAATAA
- a CDS encoding NAD(+)/NADH kinase encodes MKNILVVANKEKKKAVEVSKKIAMWLKNKKIIQKRTNEKLAIVLGGDGMMLKSARELASQNIPLFGVNLGKLGFLAETDIKNIFSTLKKIISANYTIEARTMLKVEISRNKKTRTSFIALNDAVIKNGKTARVINIGLSINNRKVTDVIADGIIISTPTGSTAYSLAAGGPIVHPATKSITITPIAPHTLSQRTVIVPDDYTIAVQINSNHNDVILSVDGQVETSLAIGDIVKIQKSEVSTKLIIVKQNDYFNILWKKLNWGNR; translated from the coding sequence ATGAAAAATATTTTAGTTGTTGCAAACAAGGAAAAGAAAAAAGCAGTGGAAGTTTCTAAAAAAATTGCAATGTGGCTGAAAAACAAAAAAATTATACAAAAACGAACCAATGAAAAACTGGCAATTGTGCTCGGTGGTGATGGTATGATGCTGAAATCTGCCAGAGAACTTGCATCCCAAAATATACCGCTGTTTGGAGTTAATCTTGGCAAACTTGGTTTTCTTGCAGAGACGGATATAAAAAATATTTTCTCAACACTGAAAAAAATTATATCAGCCAATTATACCATAGAAGCGCGAACTATGCTAAAAGTTGAAATATCTCGTAATAAAAAAACAAGAACCAGTTTTATTGCGTTGAATGATGCTGTGATAAAAAACGGCAAGACAGCACGGGTTATAAATATAGGTCTCAGTATAAACAACAGGAAGGTTACGGATGTTATTGCCGATGGTATCATTATTTCTACTCCAACTGGCTCAACTGCTTATTCACTCGCAGCGGGTGGACCGATAGTTCATCCGGCAACAAAAAGCATTACTATTACTCCTATTGCACCACACACACTATCACAAAGAACAGTGATTGTGCCTGATGATTATACTATTGCCGTGCAAATAAACTCTAATCATAACGATGTAATTCTGTCGGTAGATGGGCAGGTTGAAACTTCTTTAGCAATTGGTGATATTGTAAAAATACAGAAATCAGAAGTTAGTACAAAACTTATTATTGTTAAGCAAAACGATTATTTCAACATTTTGTGGAAAAAACTGAACTGGGGTAATCGGTAA
- the recN gene encoding DNA repair protein RecN, with product MLQTLLIKNYAIIDDITIDFGEAVNILTGETGAGKSIIVDALGLVLGERAGSPLSSVIRRNAQSCEIIASFNIENLASIKKLLSDTGITAEELLVIKREITTDGKTKCYINGTPSTVGMLQTTGNYLVDIHGQHEHQSLLKIENQRDILDSYGNLEVQKSGVCEQFEKFNSIKKQLADLTDSEKERLQKLDLYKYQLKEIEDAKLIGIDETELENEYNRLNNAEKLFNYAQEIYSLLYETDGSVIEKTGIAKKQIENISVIDTTIQENINLANKIIEDIKILADTFRRYKDSISFNPKRLEGIIVQIELIKKLKRKYAPTVKEILEYAENIRQQINFFEKADENIAKLEKELKSTETKLRKLSIDLSEKRLTVSKKLAKEIEQELSELGMGKSKFVISVEQQKDFYSSTGIDRVEYKIATNVGEDIKPLKLVASGGEMSRIMLAIKTVLAKADDIPTLVFDEIDAGLSGPMGQVVGSKLKSLSENHQVLCITHLPQLAAFSSTHFHISKIASFGKTITTVSKLSAYDKIAEISRMLGGGSDKKVSETSIKHAKELIKQAEQS from the coding sequence ATGTTACAAACACTTTTAATAAAAAATTACGCAATTATTGACGATATAACTATTGATTTCGGAGAAGCCGTCAATATCTTAACCGGTGAGACAGGTGCAGGAAAGTCAATAATCGTTGATGCGTTAGGGCTGGTACTTGGCGAACGGGCAGGTTCTCCACTTTCGTCAGTCATCCGCAGGAATGCACAGAGTTGTGAAATTATCGCAAGTTTTAATATTGAAAATCTAGCAAGTATAAAAAAATTGTTATCTGATACAGGGATTACTGCTGAAGAACTTTTAGTTATTAAACGAGAAATAACTACAGACGGTAAAACAAAATGTTATATCAATGGCACACCGTCTACTGTAGGAATGCTCCAGACAACTGGCAACTATCTTGTAGATATTCACGGGCAGCATGAACACCAATCTCTTTTAAAAATTGAGAATCAGCGTGATATTCTGGATAGTTACGGGAATCTTGAAGTACAAAAATCCGGTGTTTGTGAACAATTTGAAAAATTTAACTCTATAAAAAAACAATTAGCCGATTTAACCGATTCTGAAAAAGAACGTTTGCAGAAACTTGACCTTTACAAATATCAACTTAAGGAAATTGAGGATGCGAAATTGATAGGGATAGACGAAACCGAACTTGAAAATGAATACAATCGGCTGAACAATGCTGAAAAACTGTTTAATTATGCCCAGGAAATTTATTCGCTTTTATACGAAACAGATGGCTCGGTAATTGAAAAAACAGGTATTGCTAAAAAACAGATAGAAAACATTTCTGTAATTGATACAACAATCCAAGAGAACATCAATCTGGCAAACAAGATAATTGAAGATATAAAAATACTTGCAGATACATTCCGTCGGTATAAAGACAGTATTTCATTCAATCCGAAACGGCTGGAAGGAATTATTGTACAGATTGAACTTATCAAAAAACTGAAACGAAAATATGCGCCAACAGTAAAAGAGATTTTAGAATATGCTGAAAATATCCGACAGCAAATTAATTTTTTTGAGAAGGCGGACGAGAATATTGCAAAACTTGAAAAGGAATTAAAATCTACAGAAACGAAACTCAGAAAATTATCAATTGATTTATCTGAAAAGCGCCTGACCGTTTCTAAAAAACTGGCAAAAGAGATTGAACAAGAACTATCCGAACTTGGAATGGGTAAATCCAAATTTGTAATCTCGGTTGAGCAACAGAAAGATTTTTACAGTTCCACCGGTATTGACAGGGTTGAATACAAAATCGCAACCAATGTAGGCGAGGATATAAAACCGCTGAAACTGGTAGCCTCAGGCGGTGAAATGTCCAGAATAATGCTTGCGATAAAAACGGTACTTGCAAAAGCAGACGATATACCTACACTTGTTTTTGACGAAATTGATGCAGGGCTGTCAGGACCGATGGGTCAGGTAGTAGGTAGCAAATTGAAATCACTTTCAGAAAACCATCAGGTTCTATGTATCACGCATCTGCCACAACTGGCTGCATTTTCGTCAACCCATTTCCATATCTCAAAAATTGCATCTTTTGGTAAAACAATAACGACGGTCTCAAAACTATCAGCATACGACAAAATTGCTGAAATCTCAAGAATGCTCGGCGGTGGAAGCGATAAAAAAGTGTCGGAAACATCAATTAAACATGCTAAAGAACTGATAAAACAAGCGGAACAAAGTTAA
- a CDS encoding sensor domain-containing diguanylate cyclase, which produces MKLKKIFSPVVILLLFLVISIFLFVFKKNVVDIFAFFLLIILGAAITADLVIVDLVALLVSLLGLVGMSFTEGWSRILVLAEIAATWGIVWLSHLFNDRLKHQQAEDSHELSDMSTEIEKVKKELSVNKQKFEKIGQRIVQYKNLTIATKELTKITDLQKLKSKLSELVRRILNCDNVRITTFLPDDDKPPDIFDAWVVKKQIPLLIQNTLRDWRFDYSLIPKTIKSIIAVPLYHDKSIIGIVRVDSDDENRFSQEDIGVVSILVNITEMTIENLHLLDKTKELSIIDGLTGVYVRKFLDERLQQELLRASRFKTTLALAFCDIDHFKKFNDTFGHQQGDEVLKRFANILRQHCRETDIIARYGGEEFAIILPETSKEESIKIAEQIRTSFQLPSEKTTVSIGLSFFSEDAIDHSQLIRKADERLYRAKETGRNKTVWTDF; this is translated from the coding sequence ATGAAACTCAAAAAGATATTCAGCCCTGTTGTAATTCTGTTACTTTTTCTTGTGATATCAATTTTTTTATTTGTATTCAAAAAAAATGTTGTGGATATTTTTGCATTTTTTCTGCTGATTATACTTGGTGCTGCTATCACTGCTGATTTAGTGATTGTAGATTTGGTTGCACTGCTGGTAAGTTTACTCGGGCTTGTTGGAATGAGTTTTACAGAAGGTTGGAGCAGGATTCTGGTGCTGGCGGAAATCGCGGCTACTTGGGGAATTGTATGGCTTAGCCATTTATTCAATGACCGCCTAAAACATCAACAGGCAGAAGATAGCCACGAACTATCTGATATGTCAACTGAAATTGAGAAAGTAAAAAAGGAACTATCAGTCAACAAACAGAAATTTGAAAAAATTGGTCAACGAATTGTGCAGTATAAAAACCTGACAATCGCAACAAAGGAATTAACAAAGATTACTGATTTGCAAAAACTAAAATCAAAACTTTCAGAACTTGTGAGACGAATCTTGAATTGTGATAATGTGCGAATAACAACTTTTCTACCTGATGACGACAAACCACCGGATATTTTTGATGCTTGGGTTGTTAAAAAACAGATACCACTGTTAATCCAGAATACTTTACGGGACTGGCGGTTTGATTATTCTTTGATACCGAAAACAATCAAATCAATCATTGCGGTTCCGCTTTATCACGATAAAAGCATTATTGGGATTGTCCGTGTTGATTCTGACGACGAAAATAGATTTTCACAGGAAGATATCGGTGTCGTTTCTATCCTTGTTAACATCACAGAAATGACAATTGAAAATCTGCATCTGTTAGATAAGACCAAAGAACTCTCAATTATTGACGGCTTAACCGGTGTTTATGTTAGAAAGTTTTTAGATGAACGGCTTCAGCAGGAACTCCTGCGTGCCTCAAGATTCAAAACAACGCTCGCACTGGCATTTTGTGATATTGACCATTTCAAGAAGTTTAACGATACTTTCGGCCATCAACAAGGTGACGAAGTGCTGAAACGGTTTGCGAATATTTTAAGACAACACTGCCGTGAAACCGATATTATCGCACGATATGGTGGTGAAGAGTTCGCTATAATTTTGCCAGAAACTTCTAAAGAAGAATCTATAAAAATTGCCGAACAGATAAGAACCAGTTTTCAACTGCCATCTGAAAAAACTACTGTTTCAATTGGACTCTCGTTTTTTTCAGAGGATGCTATTGACCATAGCCAACTTATTCGGAAGGCAGATGAACGACTTTACAGAGCAAAAGAAACAGGCAGGAACAAAACAGTATGGACCGATTTCTGA
- a CDS encoding GGDEF domain-containing protein, with amino-acid sequence MDRFLILSPFILLIVGYNTSLVSTRISAGLFTAFLIIFYPSHIVVIAVLLALCLTVLFLENFYRRLNRTRRAFNEKLTVMVDELAVVKKDSETTKLNLKRVEKSIKNILHIYELVKNIASYIEFEKMFSLIAQSLDEQFSIKNVKLEIADENRIFQKGLLTDDIMRFPLFIDEKLLATVSIKIPPLFHKDKEFIDDITAFVEELKSAVQRAILYSKIESLSRTDGLTGLYRRGYFNQRLKDEELRTKRSNSRFSILMMDIDHFKKINDTYGHQAGDMVLKTVTTILKENIYETDFAARYGGEEFVVIFPQTDPAGIKIKTEKIRQKIQATDIILELEKVKVTASFGIAHYPKDGSTAEQALHNADIALYRSKQTGRNKVTEFSDEQN; translated from the coding sequence ATGGACCGATTTCTGATACTATCACCATTTATATTACTTATTGTCGGCTACAACACGAGTTTGGTTTCTACACGAATATCTGCCGGACTATTTACCGCGTTTTTAATAATTTTTTACCCATCACATATCGTTGTAATCGCTGTATTGTTAGCATTGTGTCTGACAGTGCTGTTTCTTGAAAATTTTTATAGACGGCTAAATCGGACAAGACGAGCTTTTAACGAAAAGCTAACGGTTATGGTAGACGAACTCGCAGTTGTTAAGAAGGATTCTGAAACTACTAAACTTAATCTGAAACGGGTTGAAAAATCAATAAAAAACATTTTACATATCTACGAACTGGTTAAGAATATAGCATCATATATAGAGTTTGAAAAAATGTTCTCATTGATTGCTCAATCACTTGACGAACAGTTTTCAATAAAAAATGTTAAATTAGAAATTGCTGACGAAAACAGAATATTCCAGAAAGGGCTTTTAACAGATGATATTATGCGATTCCCGCTATTTATAGACGAGAAACTATTGGCAACTGTATCTATAAAAATTCCACCATTGTTTCACAAAGATAAAGAGTTTATTGACGATATTACCGCTTTTGTAGAAGAACTCAAGTCAGCAGTTCAGCGGGCAATTTTGTATTCAAAAATTGAATCGCTTTCGCGTACTGACGGGCTTACAGGACTTTATCGTCGGGGTTATTTTAATCAACGGCTAAAAGATGAGGAATTACGAACAAAACGGTCAAACAGCAGATTCTCAATTCTGATGATGGATATAGACCATTTCAAAAAAATTAACGATACCTACGGACATCAGGCAGGCGATATGGTATTAAAAACAGTTACAACAATCCTGAAAGAAAATATCTATGAAACCGATTTTGCAGCGAGATATGGTGGTGAAGAGTTTGTTGTAATTTTTCCACAAACTGACCCGGCAGGTATAAAAATAAAAACTGAAAAAATCCGACAGAAAATCCAGGCGACCGATATCATACTTGAACTTGAAAAAGTAAAGGTTACCGCATCGTTTGGTATCGCACACTACCCTAAAGATGGCTCAACTGCCGAGCAGGCTCTTCATAATGCAGATATCGCATTGTACCGCTCTAAACAAACCGGCAGAAACAAAGTAACCGAGTTTAGCGACGAGCAAAACTAA